The genomic interval AGGTCGATGGGCGGAGCGTCTTCCACGATCCTCTGAACCGACATCTGGATGAACTCATCGAACGAATCCAGCTGCTGCCGCACCAGACCCTTCTCGTCAAAATAAGAGCTGGAACCGAACACACAGACAATCTTGTCAAAATAAGAGCTGAAAGCTGCCTGAATAAGAGCAGAGTGTAACCCTGGACAACCGAGACATCCAGATTATAATCCAGAAAAAAGAACTGTCATAAATTACCGTGGactgattttcaaaataaaagtctgttcAGTCGTTAAATACATCAGAGTCTCTTCAGTGTTGCATCAACAGTTTCACATCTAGAATCTCATTAAATAAAACCAACAGATTCAGGTCctctgctttaaaactgagctgtgtGACATTTTCACATTGTACTCCAGTAAACTGATCATTTTCTCCACAGGTGAGCTGAGATCCAGGTGAGTTTACCTGATGACGATCCAGCAAGCTTCCTGCCACAAATCTGAAGTGATTTCATCTTCGTCCTCGTCGTACTGAGTatctgacaaacacacaaacattacaCATATTATTACTGGTCAATAGTATTACTGATCAATATTTATAATCACAGATCAATATATGTAGGCTGACCCAGCTGCTTAGACAATGTCTTTATTTCCACTGTATTTATGTCTTTAGTTtcactgtatttgtgtgttattgttaatttatttattttcactgtatatatgtgttattttaacactatttatgtctttattttaaatcaagttGTTTGTAATGTTGTTGCAGTTTGTCCTCATCAGTAGTTTTATAAAGTTCTCAGTTTGTCCTCATCAGTAGTTTTATAAAGTTCTCAGTTTGTCCTCATCAGTAGTTTTATAAAGTTCTCAGTTTGTCCTCATCAGtagttttataatgttttataaagTTCTCAGTTTGTCCTCATCAGtagttttataatgttttataaagTTCTCAGTTTGTCCTCATCAGTAGTTTTATAAAGTTCTCAGTTTGTCCTCATCAGtagttttataatgttttataaagTTCTCAGTTTGTCCTCATCAGTAGTTTTATAAAGTTCTCAGTTTGTCCTCATCAGtagttttataatgttttataaagTTCTCAGTTTGTCCTCATCAGtagttttataatgttttataaagTTGAAGCTGAAGATAATTAATAACAATGTGAACAGTTAAGTTTGTAACTGAGTTATTAACTACAGTTACCATGTGCTTCAGTGTTGAGCTATAAATATTGCATGTAGGGCTTTAAGTGCATTTTACTGATAACACAGAACAGTCAGACTTTAAGGTgtatttaatactttaatagttttagtgcagcctgttagcctgctagcctgttagcctgctaGCCTGCTAGCCTGCTAgactgttagcctgttagcctgttagcctgctagcctgttagcctgttagcctgctaGCCTACTAgactgttagcctgttagcctgttagcctgttagcctgctagcctgttagcctgttagcctgctaGCATCAGCTGAAACAAAGCGGAGCTGTTAGTCTGTAGCTGATTGAAGAACAGCTGAGGTTAGCGTGTGTGTTAGTGAACAGTGATGTGCAGCTCACCCTCAGCTTCGTCCTGATCGTACATCTTCTGTCTTTAGATTGTTAGATTAAAGTAAAACTCCGTCACGACGCTGTGATGAGCAGCGTGACCCGGAAGAGGTAGCCGGTGTTCTTCTTCTCCGTCTTTAATGAGAGTGGACCtggacgcgttgatgacgcagtGCTGGCCTCCGCAGTCTGCACCACGACACTGCACCTGCTACCTGGAGGAGCAGGTATAGACAGTGACGGCCaacaattaattattaaagctaaataaactaaataCCAGATATAAATATACCAAAATGAGCTAAATATACAAAATAGTAAAAAAgtttaaagtgaaattaaaaagtacaaaattaaTTGAACAGTGCAGATAAAGTGGCAGCAGTATATAACTAGTATATAAACAGTAGTATATATGTAGTGCAGTATAGTATAGTgcagtgtagtatagtatagtgtagtatagtatagtataatgtagtgcaatatagtatagtgtagtgtggtgcagtatagtgtagtatagtataatgtagtgtagtgtggTATAGTATAGTGGAGTGCAGTGTAGTATAGTGCAGTGTagtgtagatagatagatagatagatagatagatagatagatagatagatagatagtaactttattaatcccgagggaaattcaagtttccagcatcacagttccatagtgcaaaagtgcaaaaaaaaaaagtgtagcGTAGTATAGAAAAGTATAGTAtggtgtagtatagtatagtatagtatagtatagtatagtatagtatggtatGGTGTAGTCTAGTGTAGTGCAATGCAGTGTAGTGCagtgtagtataatatagtatagtatcgtACTATTTGTGTAAATATGTTGTGGTGCAGACTCGtgacagttttgtttttctgctctgctgtttgtgtcactcGTTTtactgatagtatagtatagtatagtatagtatagtgtagtgcagtatagtattgtatagtGTAGTACTACAGTGTATTTGTGTAACTATGTTGTGGTGCAGGCTCGTGACAGTCTTGTTTTTCAGCTCTGCTGTTTGTCTCGTTCGTCTTGCTGGTAGTTTTCTGTCCGTCAGCGATATTTCAGCGCAGACAGAATGTTGATCCCCAGATTAAGTCCTGAACAAAAGAGAGCAGACGACAACACAGAGCTCGTCCTCTATATGACAACAGCACTCCAACGCTAAACATCACAACCACAGAGGACCTGCACAGAGACacagcagcagccaatcagacacCAGGATAAAACagcttttcttattttttggtttcattGGACTTTCTGGATCTTCAGGATGTTTAGCAGGACGCTTCTGCTCGTCTGTGTGGCGGTTTTCTTCTGTGCAGGTAAGACtggaccagaccagaccagaccagaccaggtGTTTAAACAGGGTCTGATGTAGAGTCCACATCAGACTGGACCAGACCAGGTTGGACCGTACGGAGTCAGGTGTAAAAACATATACCTGAACAACtttcctgtctgtttttcaGATGCTGAGGACAAGTCCCGCGTCTACAGGAGGGTAAGAAACAAACTCTTTTTTACCAGATGAAATGATTTATAGTCAATTTAACATAATTAATCCCTTTGAGTTACTGTTTATAATGGTATTTcatttatacaaaatatatttttattcattattaaaataagtcgtacaccagcaacttggtaaaaaaaatgtttaaaatgaatagaatttttatttattattaaaataatacatcgTACAGCGCTGCACGGTGGtacagtggttagcactgtcacctcacagcaGGTTTGAATCCgacttggggcccttctgtgtggggTTTGCAAGTTCTCcgtgtgttagcgtgggtttactccgggttctcaggtttcttCCCATAGTCCAAAGCCATGCAGGTTAGCATGGGTTTGCTCCGGGTTGTCTGGTTTCCTCccgcagtccaaagacatgcaggttagcgtgggtttactaggattctctggtttcctcccgcagtccaaagacatgcaggttagcgtgggtttactccggttctccggtttcctcccacagtccaaagacatgcatgtcagcgtgggtttactccgggttctccggtttcctcccgcagtccaaagacatgcaggttagcgtgggtttactccgggttctcaggtttcctcccacagtccaaagacatgaaggttagcgtgggtttactccgggttctcaggtttcttCTTatagtccaaagacatgcaggttagcgtgggttttacTCTGGGTTCtacggtttcctcccacagtccaaagacatgcaggttagcgtgggtttactccgggttctcaggtttcttCTTatagtccaaagacatgcaggttagcgtgggttttacTCTGGGTTCtacggtttcctcccacagtccaaagacatgcaggttagcgtgggtttactccggttctccggtttcctcccacagtccaaagacatgcaggttagcgtgggtttactccgggttctcaggtttcttCTTatagtccaaagacatgcaggttagcgtgggttttacTCTGGGTTCtacggtttcctcccacagtccaaagacatgcaggttagcgtgggtttactccggttctccggtttcctcccacagtccaaagacatgcaggttagcgtgggtttactcttTCCATTCAAATTCAAAGTGTCTGTATTGGCATGAAGGTTTCAGGAGGTAAAATGGAAGAGTAGCTGATGTGATCTGTATTTTAGTTTTCTGTTTAACACCGATCTACCTGTCGTTGCTGCAGCCCTCCTGTGTGGGGATGAGCGTGACTCAGGCCTGTCCTCTCAACTACTCGCCGGTGTGCGGCAGCGACGGCGTCACCTACCCCAACGaatgctctctgtgtgtccacAGACTGTGAGtcaatcattcattcatctcATCTTCTGATGGTTTACTTCAATGTTAACTACAATGTTAGATCATTGTTTACTATGTTGTTTCCTTCATTATTTACTTGATTGTTTACTGGTGATTATTTGTGTTTAGGGAGCAAAACGCCGACATTTTGATCGTGACGGAGGGGCCCTGCTGAGGATGACGTCATCACACTCcgcagtgatgtcatcacactTCTAACAGATGATGATATGACGTGtatatttgacttgtttgaatattagcatgtaacacacacacacactgatgactgCAGCCATAATAATAATCCTTCAAACACATTCGTTTTATAgctgttttatattttcatatctGTAATTTTTCATTGAATCTTTCAACAATAaagcttttcctttttctctgaaTGCAGCTGTTTGTCAGGtctgttgggggggggggtgtacgGGATGATAAGCCCACCTCACGGCGGTGTGTGTTGTTATTAAAATGCACGGCGAGGCCGACACCATCCGACATGGTTAGTTAAGCGACTCATGAAGGTTTGCAGAGCAGGACAGGCAGAAAGAACCAGATGACTGAGACGAGCAGATACAACGAGGACActttaataaagaaaaagtCTTTTAGATTCAAACTAAAACTCCACGCAGCAACGACAAGGAACCAACAAAGAAGAATAAACAGTGAGCGACTACTGGGGAGgtgggaacaggtgagcagCAGGTGTGCCGAGTGAAGAGATCTGCAACGACAAGAGAGGAGAgtaactaaataaaatatatataatatatattaataaataaaactgactacataataataatataataataatactattattctactaatactaataaatgaCATCAATCAAACATCTGCTGTTGGAAACTCATTGGTAAGTACGCTCGGTAGCCAGAGGGGGCGCCAAAGAGCCAATGTTACATTTCTTTGTATTGTACTGTTTTTTAGTTACAATTGTTCGGCTGCTTTATTTCCTCCGTTAGTCCTCTCCAGAGTCCTGTAGACAGGGTTACGGGTTTTATgaagtactatatactatatgaTATTATATCAGATGTTGTCAGAGTATTCATGGAGCCAGACCGTGATTAGGTTCAGGGGTTTTGTGAAGTACTATATACTACAGTATGTGATACTATGTGATACCACAGCAGAGCCGCACataaaactaaatatcttttcCATCTCACTTGCACATTAAACTGCATAGATGCTAATTTTAGCTAACAGCGCTAGCATTGATGACATCTGGTAGCTCACCTGTCACTGAACTAAGTGATACATGTTGTTGGGGATGTCAGCATGTTACCTGTTCAGGTGTCCAGCTGTCCTGTCCTCCTGCGTCCGTCCATCCTTCtactctcttcctcttcctgttaaACATCAAAGACCTTTTAAAAATCACCTTTCTGGATTTATAATCAAACTTTAAAGACGCAGtgatttgaatattttaatttgtaaatCCGTCTTCTGTCCCTCACTACAGGTGTGTTTTATAAACCACTCTGTTGACAGACAGGTAGGGGGGCGTGGCCTCTAACAACAGGCCCTCTCTAAAGTCACACCTGTCAATCATGTTGTTGCCACGGAGCTGCTGCCTGTCCATCACAAcattctcctcttcatcctcctctggCTCCGCCTCCTCAGGTGTGTCCAGGTATTTGCTCCAGCGGCTCTGGCTCCCCTGAGCCTGACTCACCTGAGCCTGGCTCCCCTGGAGACAGTCAGAGTCAGATACATTGACTGTGTTTTACAAcattcattaaatatttttaaatattgaagtagaaacactaaattaagacgtgtgtgtatgtgtgtatgtatgtgtgtgtgtgtgtgtgtgtgtgtgtgtgtggggtcaCCTGGTCATCTTCCTTAGGCTCATCCTCTCCGTCTGCCTCCACCTGCTTCCTGTAAACACCAACCATCAGAGCTCACGTTAAAGCAGCAGGATGCAGTAACAGGTGAAGACACCTGGACACAGAGGTGAAGAGTGCTGCGTATGATGGGACATGTTGGTTACCATAGCGACCAGGTGTGGTGCTCTTGCTCCTCCATCTTGGCTCCTCTCGTGGCGTTGAGTTTCTGAACATGGCGTCTGCAGTCGGCCCCGGAGCCCCGCCCAAACTCCTGTCAACCAATCAGCACACAGTCCGACAGGTTGAGCAGGTAACAATGGAGCCTCTGAACACCTGGTATACATCTAATTACATACTTCATAATTATATACAACTTAATAATCATACTACTTACTACTCACCAACATGTACAGAACTGACTAAAAACTTAATGATTGAAATGTCTTATTGTGGCTCCAGACGGTGTGGTGAAAACTGTCGGGTAAACCTAAATGATGAGCTCAATGAACCACTGAGGAGCACCAGTGCAACCAGTGTAAACAGCCAGTGTGTGGTCCTGTAGCTGGTGAACATactggagcatttagcagctcaACAGTTGGTAGAGacccaaaacagagctaaaagagagaacTGGACTGTGACTCCTGGTGAATCACGGTGCTGCTCTGTCAATAAACATCAGTTAGAGAAGCTTTAAAAGAGTAGAAGTTCATATTCTGACCTTCAGCAGCGACTGTTTCTCTCCACACAGTTTACAGCTCCACCTGAGCACCTTCTTCACCTGTCAGACACAGCACAgggcaaaaacacacactgtttacaGCTGCTCCTGTCAGACACAGCACAGGGCAAAAACACACTGTTTACGGCTGCTCCTGTCAGACACAGCACAGGGCAAAACACACTGTTTACAGCTGCTCCTGTCAGACACAGCACCGGGCAAAAACACACTGTTTACAGCTGCTCCTGTCAGACACAGCACCGGGCAAAAACACACCGTTTACAGCTGCTCCTGTCAGACACAGCACCGGGCAAAAACACACCGTTTACAGCTGCTCCTGTCAGACACAGCACCGGGCAGGTTCACACAGTTAGCCGTTAGCTTGTAGCTCAGCTGTGTTTGTCCGTTTCAGGTGATTAGTTACCTGTTGAACCTGGAAGCTCTGACAGCTGAAACACTGGAGGACGTGAAACTCCTGAACCATGACGGACGGACAGTTAACGGCtccggttctggttctggtcctccgGCTCAGTTTTTCCCGGGTCTTGTTGAACCGCGGTGACGTCACAGCCGAGGGTCAGAGCCGAGTCCAGCCGAGTCCAGCCGAGATGAGCCGAGATGAGCCGAGCCGAGCGCCTCCTCTCGGCCGGAGGACAACACTGACAGCTCTGACTGGTTTATTATGTCGGTGTTTTCCAGCTGTGTGAACATCTGTTTTCAACACGTCACTGATCAATAAACCTGATCAGAAAAAACTTCAAACATTTAAGaaacaaaaatggaaataaataaaaatatatgaatttaaattaaaatgtttaaaataaatcagttttcATGTCAAATGGACAGAAACTAAGACTGAGACCAAATAGTCCTTAAAATTACATCCTGTGTcctttcctaaccacttctcctttcctaaccacttctctCCTTTCCAAATCACTTCTcctttcctaaccacttctctcctttcctaaccacttctcctctcctctcctaacTACCTCTCCTTTCCTAACCACCTCTcctttcctaaccacttctctCCCCTCCTAACCACCTCTCCTTTCCTAACCACTTCACCTCTCCTaaccacctctcctctcctttcctaaccacttctcctttcCTACCCACTTCTCTCCTTTCCAAAtcacttctcctctcctctcctaaccACCTCTCCTTTCCAAACCACTTCTcctctcctaaccacttctcctctcctttcctaaCCACTTGTCCTTTCCAAATCACTTCTCCTTTCCTAACCACCTCTcctttcctaaccacttctcctctcctctcctaaccacttctcctctcctttcctaaTCACTTGTCCTTTCCTAACtacttctcctctcctttcctaaCCACTTGTCCTTTCCTAACCACTTGTCCGTGACCTGGATGGAACTCATCATGAGGGAAGGTGTGAAGGGGAGTCGGTGAGGACGTAGGAAGTGACGGCAGCGGTGCTGATGATGAGAATCACGCTGCTCTGACAGATGTTTGCTTTTTTGAACCAACTTTATTAACACGTATAACATGAGCTCAGCGACAATGTGccttatctcctttcctttggtaaaagACAGTACTAAAGGAGATaggaaaggaagcattgaagctcccttcttttggtaaaggatggtgcTGAAGGAGATaggaaaggaagcattgaagctcctttcctttggtaaaggacgGTACTAAAGGAGATaggaaaggaagcattgaagctccctTCCTCACTATTCACCTCAGACTACATGTCAGACTGCAGCTGACCTTTAGACAATGAACAtgacaccacagaagaagagtgaATTCCTTCAGTATTTATTAGACAACAGATTACAGATCAATAACCGATCGATATGATGGATTTTAAAAGCAGAATAAATACAGAGAATAAAAACAtcctgtgacatcatcgcttcaacaggaagtaaacaggaCTGATGTCATCAGAAACAggcagcacaaacaaacaaacaaggctTCAGTGACGTCAACATAAAAATACTACAGGTGTGAACTCACCTGAGAGGAACAGGTAATACGACCTCATGATGTTATTAATATTCAGTTAATATAATCTGAACTGTaaagaaggaaaataaaacattaacattaatattctCTAGAGAACTCTTCATTGTTTATGTTCttaaagttttattttcttaaaatcaATGATAATATTTCAGTCTGATTCCAACATAAATCACCTGATTAACAGGTGTTTCTTTAATCTACCTGAATAAACGTTTACCTGCTGCCTCGACTCCCGTCCTCCAGAAACAACAATAACGATTCTCTCACGGATTTTAAGGTTTGACGACTCGATTAGAAACACAAATGTTTTTAGGTCTTTGTCAGCCGACTGTTTACCTGCTCCACCTGCTCCACCTGCTCAACCTGCTTCACCTGCTTCACCTGTTTCACCTGCTGCACCTGCGCTACCTGTTCCATCTGCTTCACCTGCTCCACCTGCTTTACCTGCTCCACCTGCTCCACCTGCTGTGAGTCAGCTGGtcaggtggacaggtggaggtgAGTCAGGTGGAgcaggtggacaggtggaggtgAGTCAGTTGGTCAGGTGGAGGTGAGTCAGTTGGtcaggtggacaggtggaggtgAGTCAGTTAGtcaggtggacaggtggaggtgAGTCAGCTGGtcaggtggacaggtggaggtgagtcaggtggacaggtggaggAGAATAaggtggacaggtggaggtgagtcaggtggacaggtggaggAGAGTCAGGTGGACAGGTGGGGGTGAGtcaggtggacaggtggaggtgAGTCAGCTggtctggtggacaggtggaggtgAGTCAGCTGGACAGGTGTAGGTGAGTCAGCTGGTCAGCTGGACAGGTGGAGGTGAGTCAGGTGGACAGGTGTAGGTGAGTCAGCTGGTCAGGTGTAGGTGAGTCAGCTGGTCAGGTGTAGGTGAGTCAGGTGGACAGGTGTAGGTGAGTCAGCTGGACAGGTGTAGGTGAGTCAGCTGGTCAGGTGGAATGCTGAGTGAGTTCGTGGTCGGAGGAGGAGCTAACTTGGCGCTCCACCACCCTCTGGGCCTTACAGGCGGCCATCTTGTTCTGGATGTCCCTCTTGTTTTCGAAATAGTCGACGAGCGGCGGCTCCGTCAGCAGCGATGCCAGCACCTGCTCGAAGGTGATTGACCAATCAACATCCAGCACGCTGCCCCGCCTCTGCTCGCCACTGCCGATCAGCACGGTGTCGTCGGCGATATCCTCGCACTGCAGCGAGCCGGAGCTCACCACCGAATACGACGACACCGATGTGTCGTCTTTGGTTTCCTCGTCCGACGTCTGCGGAGCCAGCGGCTCCAGCTGAGCGTCGGCCAGCGCCTGGCACACCTGAGACTCACCTGACGCCCCCCGAATaggctcctcctccctctgagGCTCAGTGGGCGTGGCCTGTGTGGTAGGCGTTGCCGGTGTGGTGGGCGGGTCCTGAACAGCGGCGTTGTCCGTCTTCTTGCTGCCGTTGTTGAACTTCTTGCCGACCTCTCCGATGCGCAGCAGCAGGCTGGCGACGGTGGCGATGGAGTGATACAGCTGCTGCTCCAGAGGCTCCTCACTGAACATGTTGTACAGAGTCTTACACAGGTCTATGAACTGCTCCTgtagacaggagacaggagacagggtcagagacctgaacctgaacctgaaccttgagcctgaacctgaacctgaacctggacctggacctgaacCTCTACATGAACATGTACAGAGTCTTCCACAGATctctgaacctgaacctgaacctggacctggacctggacctggacctggacctggacctggacctggacctggacctggacctggacctggacctggacctggacctggacctggatctGAACCTCTACATGAACATGTACAGAGTCTTCCACAGATCTCTGAACTGCTCCTGTAGACAGGAGACACAGTCAGATACCtggacctgaacctgaacctggacctggacctggacctgaacctgaacctggacctggacctggacctggacctggacctggacctggacctgaacCTCTACATGAACATGTACAGAGTCTTCCACAGATCTCTGAACTGCTCCTGTAGACAGGAGACACAGTCAGATACCTGGACCTGAACCtggacctgaacctgaacctgaacctgaacctgaacctggaCCTGAACCGGATCTCCTCCTCACCTGGTTCATCCTGGGCAGGTCTTTGATGGTCTCTGTCTTGGGTTCCTTCTCTTTGGCCCACATCCTCAGGTAGTACCTGTAGTCCTTCACCTTCTCCTCTGAAACAACacacaggtcagaggtcagaggtcagaggtcagaggccTACAGAGTACAGTACAACACACACCTGTGGTCAGGTGAGTCAGTAGGTGGATCCACTGTGACAGACAGTAGTTACTGGTGCAGGTAACAGTGGACCTGGTTCTGACTCTAGTCTCTGTAGTGATGTCACACAGTGACACCTCGCCTGTAGGTCATTTACCTTTCATCTCCTCgctgtctccgtctccgtctttCCCGTCCTCACCTGCACACAGACagatcttcatcatcatcttcatcttcatcatcatcatcaccatgacAACGAGGTTAAGAATGAAAAGtgttgaaactgtttgttaGTTAAAGTGATGAGTAATCTCTCCTGCTCTGATCCTCTGGCCACGCCCCCTCCAGTGATGTCATAGCGCAGGTTAAACACCTGAGCTTCAGACTTTGTCTTGTTACATGTCTGATACATAACCCTTACCTACTgtatgcctaacctcaaccaatCTACCATCTAGTGGGCGGGGCCAGAGGAGCAACATGTCCGACAGCAGCCGGTTTCCTCaaaccacaaaaacacaaacctgatgtcacttcctgttgcCTCAAAATGTCCCGATCAGACAGGAGGGAGGATTCTGGAAGGAAAGATcacacaaagaagaagaagaaaaagaagaagaagatgcatAAGCAGACGAacaagaagagaaagaggaagaggaagaagaagaagagcgatCAGGCAGCGTGTGAGTGAGGAAACATTCAGATCTGTTAATGAGAAGATTTGATTGATGATTCATACAAACTGTTAT from Sebastes fasciatus isolate fSebFas1 chromosome 10, fSebFas1.pri, whole genome shotgun sequence carries:
- the LOC141775798 gene encoding putative pancreatic secretory proteinase inhibitor, whose amino-acid sequence is MFSRTLLLVCVAVFFCADAEDKSRVYRRPSCVGMSVTQACPLNYSPVCGSDGVTYPNECSLCVHRLEQNADILIVTEGPC
- the mrnip gene encoding MRN complex-interacting protein isoform X4, which gives rise to MVQEFHVLQCFSCQSFQVQQVKKVLRWSCKLCGEKQSLLKEFGRGSGADCRRHVQKLNATRGAKMEEQEHHTWSLWKQVEADGEDEPKEDDQGSQAQVSQAQGSQSRWSKYLDTPEEAEPEEDEEENVVMDRQQLRGNNMIDRKRKRVEGWTDAGGQDSWTPEQDSGED
- the mrnip gene encoding MRN complex-interacting protein isoform X3; this encodes MVQEFHVLQCFSCQSFQVQQVKKVLRWSCKLCGEKQSLLKEFGRGSGADCRRHVQKLNATRGAKMEEQEHHTWSLWKQVEADGEDEPKEDDQGSQAQVSQAQGSQSRWSKYLDTPEEAEPEEDEEENVVMDRQQLRGNNMIDRSLMFNRKRKRVEGWTDAGGQDSWTPEQDSGED
- the mrnip gene encoding MRN complex-interacting protein isoform X2; translation: MVQEFHVLQCFSCQSFQVQQVKKVLRWSCKLCGEKQSLLKEFGRGSGADCRRHVQKLNATRGAKMEEQEHHTWSLWKQVEADGEDEPKEDDQGSQAQVSQAQGSQSRWSKYLDTPEEAEPEEDEEENVVMDRQQLRGNNMIDRKRKRVEGWTDAGGQDSWTPEQISSLGTPAAHLFPPPQ
- the mrnip gene encoding MRN complex-interacting protein isoform X5, whose translation is MVQEFHVLQCFSCQSFQVQQEFGRGSGADCRRHVQKLNATRGAKMEEQEHHTWSLWKQVEADGEDEPKEDDQGSQAQVSQAQGSQSRWSKYLDTPEEAEPEEDEEENVVMDRQQLRGNNMIDRSLMFNRKRKRVEGWTDAGGQDSWTPEQISSLGTPAAHLFPPPQ
- the mrnip gene encoding MRN complex-interacting protein isoform X1 — encoded protein: MVQEFHVLQCFSCQSFQVQQVKKVLRWSCKLCGEKQSLLKEFGRGSGADCRRHVQKLNATRGAKMEEQEHHTWSLWKQVEADGEDEPKEDDQGSQAQVSQAQGSQSRWSKYLDTPEEAEPEEDEEENVVMDRQQLRGNNMIDRSLMFNRKRKRVEGWTDAGGQDSWTPEQISSLGTPAAHLFPPPQ